The DNA region CAAAGAGCGTTTTAAATTCAACCAAAGCTTCTTTGCCCGGTTTGCCCATTAACCCCAAAATTTCATCATCAATATGTTCCGGTGCAATCTTCATCTGTCCACTGATATGATATTCCACAATCTCTTTAAGATACTCGTAGCCATACGCTTTATCTTCACTAATAAGATCATAGCGAATGCCTGAAGCCACAAATGCTTTTTTAATCCCTGGAAGCGCTCTTACTTTTCGCAGCAAATCCAGCTGTCTTTTATGCGTAGGTCTAAGCGCCTTACAGAGTTTAGGGAACATACAGCTTTTATCTTCACACGCACCTTTGGCAAGTTTTTTAGCACATTCATAACCGTACATATTGGCCGTTGGTCCTCCAAGGTCGGAGATAATGCCTTTGAAATCTTTATACGTCGTAAAGTGTTTTGCCTCGTTGAGAATAGAACTCTCACTACGACTTCGAATTGTTTTGCCTTGATGGACTGTAATGGCGCAGAAGTTGCACTCACCATAACAGCCTTGATGCGTAGAAATGGAAAATTTGATGGTCTCCAGTGCTTTAACCGCACCCTCTTTTTTGTGATAAGGATGGACATCGCGCATAAAAGGTAAACGACTCACTTCATCCATCTCTTCTGTGGTAAGGTAAAGTGCAGGTGGGTTTTGGATGAGGTAACGATCATCTACTTTTTGGCAGAGTCCTTTGGCTGAAATTGGATCATTATTATGGTAAAACAGGTCGAACATATCCATAAATTTAAGTTTATCAGCAACTGTTTCAGCATGGCTTGGAAGGGCGATATACTCAGCCTTTGGCTCTTTGGAAATGTACGAAAGTCCTTTTACATGTAAAGGCTGGGTACCTTCTTTAAGCGCATCGGCAAATTCAACAATGCTCTTGTCGGACATACCGTACAAAAGGTAGTCCGCCTTGGCATCAAACAAAATGGGTTTACGAAGTTTATTACTCCAAAAATCATAATGCGTGACACGTCTTAGGCTGGCTTCAATGCCACCAAGCATAATAGGCACGGTATTTTTAAAATATTGGCGGATGAGGTTGGTATAGACCAAACTGGCGCGATCAGGTCGTTTGTTGTTGATGCCACCTGGTGTATAATCATCACTATTTCGAAACTTCTTTGTCGCCGTATAGTTGGAGACCATAGAGTCCACACTTCCACCACTCACGCCCCAAAAGAGTTTGGGCTCACCCAGACGGGTAATGTCAACATCACTTTTGACATCCGGCTGACCGATAATACCCACCTTATAGCCCGCATGTTCGAGCACACGCCCTACAACCGATACACCCATATAAGGGCTATCTATATAGGCATCGGAGGTGATAAGAATGATATCGAGTTGCTTCCATCCTCTTTGGTACATCTCTTCACGTGTTGTAGGTAAAAACATAACGCTCCCATCGGCTTTTTTTAGTCTTATTACTATAACAAAATCTCCATTTTGTTTGGCTTTCTTTAAGATTCTTCGTAGTAATATCACACCAATTATCATTTGGAGGATACGTTTGAAAAATTCACTCTATTTTAACATTAAAGTAGAAGAGGGCATCTTTGAAAAAATCATAGCCGAACAAAATACTATTGGCTACTATGCACTGCCCGATCAAGAGATCAGTTATCTCGAAGACTACTTAGCAGATTTTAAATCTAAAAATGATTACGATGCGATTAAAGATATCGCAATTATCGGTATTGGTGGAAGTTCCTTGGGACCAAAAGCAATTTTTAGAGCGTTACAAGGTATTCGTGATTTTGACAAACGCTTGCATTTGTTTGAGAGTACCGATCCTGCATCCATTCGCTCTACGCTCAACAAATTAGATATCAAAAATACGCATTTTTTTGTCATTAGCAAATCCGGTACAACCATTGAAACAGTTTCTGTTTATAAGTATGTTCTTTCTTTGTTAAAAGCTAAAGACATTTCTCTCGATTATCGCTTTACATTTGTGACCGATGATGGCTCAAAACTGGAAGCACATGCCAAAACATTTAACTCGTTTGTTCTGCATATTCCTCTTAATGTC from Sulfurospirillum diekertiae includes:
- a CDS encoding YgiQ family radical SAM protein, translating into MFLPTTREEMYQRGWKQLDIILITSDAYIDSPYMGVSVVGRVLEHAGYKVGIIGQPDVKSDVDITRLGEPKLFWGVSGGSVDSMVSNYTATKKFRNSDDYTPGGINNKRPDRASLVYTNLIRQYFKNTVPIMLGGIEASLRRVTHYDFWSNKLRKPILFDAKADYLLYGMSDKSIVEFADALKEGTQPLHVKGLSYISKEPKAEYIALPSHAETVADKLKFMDMFDLFYHNNDPISAKGLCQKVDDRYLIQNPPALYLTTEEMDEVSRLPFMRDVHPYHKKEGAVKALETIKFSISTHQGCYGECNFCAITVHQGKTIRSRSESSILNEAKHFTTYKDFKGIISDLGGPTANMYGYECAKKLAKGACEDKSCMFPKLCKALRPTHKRQLDLLRKVRALPGIKKAFVASGIRYDLISEDKAYGYEYLKEIVEYHISGQMKIAPEHIDDEILGLMGKPGKEALVEFKTLFDRLTHESGKKQFLTYYLIAAHPGCEEKHMHSLKQFASNVLKINPEQAQVFTPTPSTYSTLMYYTGLHFKTRQPLFVEKDTLKKEKQKEIVVAKEHKFRSGLDS